GATAAAAAATTCCGGCGCCTAACATATGACATGATGGTAGCTTGGGAAACACCCGGTGCCAGTGAATCTTTAGTTCACGTCAGTCTCCCTTCATCTACATGTTTTACCTTAAGTATACCTCCTTTCTCAATTCTTCCTAGAGATGTTAATACCTGCATTTCTTGGTGGGAAATTTGATATCTCTTCACTTGTGAGCCTGTGCCTGTCGTTGTTTGTAAGTGTGAAGAACAACATGGTGAAATGAAAACGCATCAAAGATTATTTAGTTGACTTTAGCGCTTGGTTGCTACAATTCGATGAAATTGCTTATATGGGTTTGTTATATTGCTTAGGTATTCTGTAATCTGCACCTTTTACCGGTTGGAACGTTTACTGTAATTTTCCTAATGCAGGAAGGTGAGGATGTTACTGTCGGTGTACAAGCTTTCTCCCGTATAGCTCCAGCTGTCCCTATTATTGCAAATGTCGTTATtagtgaaaacctttttgaagtGCTCACCGCTTCTACGGGTGGTCGGCTTCAATTTTTTGTCTATGATAAGTACCTTACAGGTCTGGAAAGGTAATACATCTCAATTTCTTGCATTTGAATTATTTGGAGAAGGCAATTATTGCATCgatgagaaaatttttactCTGTATTGTGGAATGTATTTAGAAATTCAATAACGATGCTGTCCTAGCCTATCTTTATAGTTATTATATGTTATCTAAATTGTTTTTTGGAGGTACTTTCATAATCTTGTGTTCGTCCCTGTAGGgctataaaaaaattgaagtccCAGTCAGAATCATCCCTCCTTTCAGGCGTTCGATCTTCTAAAGGAGAGAAGATTCTCGAAGTGGATGGAACCGTAACAACACAACCAGTTCTTGAACATGTAGGAATGTCTACATGGCCTGGTACTTATCAAGGATCAACATTCTTAGATGCTAATTTTCAGTAAATATAAAATTCTTCCATCAAATGAAAAGTCCCATTGGTCAAAGATCTTTAGCCTCAAGGCTCATTGTTCCTCACTTATTTGAGCATTGGCCAGTGATtgtagtttttgtttttctcttttccctttcacttatttctttctttggtgTTGCCCGTGCAGGTCGTTTAACACTGACTGATCATGCCCTTTATTTTGAACCACTTCGGATGGTATCTTATGACGATGCCAAAAAGTATGACTTATCAGATGATCTGAAACAGATTGTCAAGCCTGAGTTGACTGGACCATGGGGCACTAGGTTGTTTGACAAGGCAATCATGTACAAATCAACATCATTGTAAGGCATCATGCAATTCTTTAAAGTTTAATATTCACTTCTTATGATTCATCTTTCTGAAATCAAATCAGTTCATTGGTTCCCTGCATCTTTCGTAATGTCTGCACTTCATGCAGATTGGAACCTGTTGTCATGGAGTTTCCTGAACTCAAAGGACATGCTCGTCGTGACTATTGGTTGGCAATAGTCCGGGAGATTTTATATGCACACCGCTTTATTAAGAAATTCAAGATCACTGGAGTGGAACGAGATGAAGCACTTTCAATGGCTGTACTCGGAATCTTACGGATACAGGCCATTAGAGAAATTAGTTCCTCAGTCCCTCTTCACTGCAAGGATCTTCTCATTTTTAATCTCTGTGATCAACTTCCTGGTGGAGACTTAATACTGGAAGCTCTTGCAAACAGGTCGTCCATGAGGGAACTAGACCGTACTAATAGTTACAATGATGGGGGTGGTGGGATGTATTCCGTTTCCTCGCTCGCCATGATCTCTAGCCTTGGGTTCTTTGGGAGTGGTTCTAATAACATAAATGAAACAGGACTTGTTGTTGGCGAGATTGCTGTGGGGGAAATCAGTTCGTTAGAAAGAGTGGTGAAAGAATCTAGAAACAGCTATAAAAAGGTGGTGGTGGCACAAGCAACTGTTGATGAAGTTAAAGTGGATGGGATTGATACCAACATGGCAGTCATGAAGGTAATAATGATGATAGTGGTTCAATCATTACTTTCCTATtggtgaaaaataaaagttactaTCTATTTATGTAGGTTTGACATTACTGTTGTCTCTGTGTGTTCATGTTATTAAATAGAAGGTGGTAACAAGATGGTTGTAGTAGCGTCCTATCCCAAATAGCTGAATTTATCAGAATATGTTATTCCGTCGAGATCTTTGTTTATATTTTACTCATTCCGCAGGAGCTACTGTATCCTCTCATTGAAGTTGGCAAGTGGTTTCTTTCTCTGGCATATTGGGATAATCCTTTTCACTCTTCCATCTTCTGTTTGGCCATCACGTATGTCATTTGCAGGTAATGTGCTGTTATTGCAAACCATTTGCTTGTTGACCCTATCCTTCTGTCTAGAGTTATACCTGCTTTTGtctttatattcttttcttgcttAGAAGAAATATGT
The sequence above is drawn from the Eucalyptus grandis isolate ANBG69807.140 chromosome 11, ASM1654582v1, whole genome shotgun sequence genome and encodes:
- the LOC104425793 gene encoding uncharacterized protein LOC104425793, whose product is MAVASKTRNMLEGLVREGSFKWLIGNRTLFGEEFEEMGKSPSAQRNWIPELSPIANIVVRRCSKVLGTPTVELQGSFNKEASDSVKHPSVYARNFLEYCCFRTLALSIQVTSHLADKKFRRLTYDMMVAWETPGASESLVHEGEDVTVGVQAFSRIAPAVPIIANVVISENLFEVLTASTGGRLQFFVYDKYLTGLERAIKKLKSQSESSLLSGVRSSKGEKILEVDGTVTTQPVLEHVGMSTWPGRLTLTDHALYFEPLRMVSYDDAKKYDLSDDLKQIVKPELTGPWGTRLFDKAIMYKSTSLLEPVVMEFPELKGHARRDYWLAIVREILYAHRFIKKFKITGVERDEALSMAVLGILRIQAIREISSSVPLHCKDLLIFNLCDQLPGGDLILEALANRSSMRELDRTNSYNDGGGGMYSVSSLAMISSLGFFGSGSNNINETGLVVGEIAVGEISSLERVVKESRNSYKKVVVAQATVDEVKVDGIDTNMAVMKELLYPLIEVGKWFLSLAYWDNPFHSSIFCLAITYVICRGLLGYAFAFGLVFLAVFMVLNKYLSGGKSIHEVKVIAPPAMNTMEQLLAVQNAISQAEEFIQDTNIVLLKLRGLMMSIYPQASEKFSVALFLSALVLILVPSKYILLMVFLETFTRYSPLRKANTERWMRRLREWWFSIPAAPVVLEREKEDKKRK